Proteins encoded in a region of the Paenibacillus wynnii genome:
- the cysT gene encoding sulfate ABC transporter permease subunit CysT: MTVTNTSAAKRRVLPGFGLTMGFSVLYLSLVVLLPLSALLFNSTGLSWSKFWDVATDPRVLASYRVSLGTAAAAAFVDGFLGLLLAWVLVRYDFPGKRIFDALIDLPFALPTAVAGVSLTALYAANGWIGSMLDPLGIKVAYTPLGITIALMFIGIPFVVRTVQPVLEDMEKDMEEAAATLGAGRLRTFFTILLPELFPPLLTGFALAFARGIGEYGSVVFISGNMPMRTEIAPLLIMSKLEQYDYAGATAVALILLLISFLMLLVINTLQRWARKTSS, encoded by the coding sequence ATGACTGTCACCAATACTAGTGCGGCAAAGCGGAGAGTGCTACCTGGCTTCGGGCTAACGATGGGTTTCAGCGTATTATACTTGAGTCTGGTTGTGCTGCTGCCCTTATCTGCGCTGCTCTTCAATTCGACAGGGTTGAGCTGGAGTAAATTCTGGGATGTGGCGACAGATCCCAGGGTTCTGGCTTCGTACCGGGTAAGCCTGGGTACAGCTGCCGCCGCAGCTTTTGTGGATGGATTTCTGGGTCTGCTCCTCGCTTGGGTATTGGTGCGGTACGACTTCCCCGGAAAGAGGATATTTGATGCTTTGATTGATCTGCCCTTTGCGTTGCCGACAGCCGTAGCAGGTGTATCGCTGACCGCTCTTTATGCCGCCAACGGTTGGATCGGGTCGATGTTGGATCCGTTGGGGATTAAGGTGGCCTATACACCTCTGGGCATTACGATCGCTCTGATGTTTATTGGAATTCCGTTCGTGGTTCGTACCGTTCAGCCGGTATTGGAGGATATGGAAAAGGATATGGAGGAGGCGGCGGCGACGCTGGGAGCGGGACGCTTGCGAACTTTTTTCACCATTCTTCTGCCAGAATTGTTCCCTCCCTTACTAACAGGCTTTGCGCTGGCGTTTGCCCGCGGGATTGGCGAATACGGATCGGTTGTATTCATCTCCGGCAACATGCCGATGAGAACAGAGATTGCTCCGCTGCTCATCATGTCTAAGCTGGAGCAATACGACTACGCCGGCGCAACGGCTGTTGCATTAATACTTCTACTGATTTCTTTCCTCATGCTGCTGGTCATTAACACGCTTCAGCGGTGGGCACGGAAGACATCAAGCTAA
- a CDS encoding sulfate ABC transporter substrate-binding protein yields the protein MNKIIKKGLITGFAWVLTAGLTACGTNNSKTNAANASTATNAANSVTKAPTAKDPVELLNVSYDPTRELYESYNKAFSAYWEKETGQKVTIKQSHGGSGKQSRAVLDGLEADVVTLALGYDIDALQGEGLINEGWQSKFDLNSSPYTSTIVFLVRKGNPKGIKDWPDLLKKDVDVITPNPKTSGGARWNYLAAWGYALDHNNNDEAKAEEFVKGIFKNVPVLDTGARGSTTTFVERGIGDVLIAWENEAYLSVEELGPDKFEIINPSESILAEPPVAVVDKVVDKKETREVSEAYLKYLYSEEGQTIAAENYYRPTLNSVKEQFKDKFPEIKLFTLADKFGTWKETQEKHFNDGGIFDKIYVPGS from the coding sequence ATGAATAAGATAATTAAAAAAGGGCTTATTACGGGTTTTGCATGGGTACTTACAGCAGGGCTTACAGCTTGCGGAACCAATAATAGTAAGACTAATGCTGCCAATGCCTCAACGGCCACAAATGCTGCTAACTCCGTGACGAAAGCGCCAACTGCCAAGGATCCGGTTGAATTGTTGAACGTGTCTTATGATCCAACCCGAGAGTTGTATGAGAGCTATAATAAAGCCTTTTCTGCTTATTGGGAGAAGGAAACCGGACAGAAGGTTACCATTAAGCAATCCCATGGCGGTTCAGGCAAACAAAGCCGTGCTGTTCTAGACGGTCTTGAAGCAGATGTAGTCACATTGGCGCTTGGATATGATATCGACGCATTGCAGGGAGAGGGTCTTATTAATGAAGGGTGGCAGAGCAAGTTCGATCTTAACAGCTCCCCTTATACATCGACCATAGTATTTCTGGTACGTAAAGGCAATCCGAAGGGAATTAAAGACTGGCCGGATTTGCTTAAGAAAGATGTAGATGTGATTACTCCGAATCCGAAGACCTCTGGAGGAGCACGGTGGAACTATCTGGCGGCTTGGGGTTATGCACTGGATCACAATAATAATGATGAAGCTAAGGCTGAAGAGTTTGTAAAAGGCATATTCAAGAATGTACCCGTACTGGATACAGGTGCGCGGGGTTCGACTACAACTTTTGTAGAGCGTGGGATCGGTGATGTGTTGATTGCTTGGGAGAATGAAGCTTATCTGTCAGTAGAGGAATTGGGACCCGATAAATTCGAAATTATTAACCCGTCCGAGAGCATTCTGGCAGAGCCTCCTGTAGCCGTTGTCGATAAGGTAGTGGATAAAAAAGAAACAAGAGAGGTTTCTGAAGCTTACCTCAAATATCTTTACAGTGAAGAGGGGCAAACCATCGCTGCAGAGAACTACTATCGCCCTACCCTGAATAGTGTAAAAGAACAGTTCAAGGATAAATTCCCGGAGATCAAGCTGTTCACACTGGCAGATAAATTTGGAACCTGGAAAGAAACGCAAGAGAAACACTTTAATGACGGCGGTATATTTGACAAGATTTACGTTCCCGGCAGTTAA
- the cysW gene encoding sulfate ABC transporter permease subunit CysW → MAGTVPIYAAARPKKSSSSPATTESSLVKWVLIGAAGLVLLWLIALPLIIVLTESLKKGWDVYLAALTDPDARSALRLTILIAAITVPLNTVFGVIAAWAITKFRFRGKGLLITLIDLPFAVSPVIGGMIFVLIFGARGWFGPWLSDHDIKVVFALPGIILATLFITFPFVARELIPLMEDQGTQEEEAAITLGAKGWQIFFRVTLPNIKWGLLYGIILCNARAMGEFGAVSVVSGHIRGETNTLPLHVEILYNEYQFSASFAVASLLLLLALVTMIIKSWLTRKSVH, encoded by the coding sequence ATGGCGGGTACCGTTCCCATCTATGCCGCCGCTCGTCCAAAGAAGAGTTCATCTTCACCCGCTACCACAGAATCATCCCTAGTAAAGTGGGTTCTGATTGGAGCAGCCGGGCTGGTGCTCTTGTGGCTGATTGCTCTTCCGCTGATCATCGTGCTGACGGAATCGTTGAAGAAGGGGTGGGATGTATATCTGGCGGCCTTGACCGATCCTGATGCACGTTCGGCTCTTAGACTTACCATACTCATCGCTGCCATTACCGTTCCGCTGAATACGGTATTCGGGGTCATTGCCGCTTGGGCCATTACTAAATTCAGGTTCCGGGGTAAAGGACTGCTTATAACGCTGATTGATTTGCCTTTTGCGGTATCACCTGTTATTGGCGGAATGATTTTTGTACTGATCTTTGGCGCTCGGGGCTGGTTTGGACCTTGGTTGAGCGACCATGATATCAAAGTTGTTTTTGCCTTGCCGGGTATCATTCTGGCGACTTTGTTTATAACTTTTCCGTTTGTGGCGCGGGAATTAATCCCGCTTATGGAGGATCAGGGAACGCAGGAAGAAGAGGCGGCAATCACATTAGGTGCGAAAGGCTGGCAAATCTTTTTCAGAGTTACGCTTCCTAACATCAAGTGGGGTTTGCTGTACGGGATCATATTATGTAACGCGCGGGCGATGGGAGAGTTTGGTGCGGTTTCTGTAGTGTCAGGGCATATTCGCGGAGAAACCAATACGCTCCCATTGCATGTCGAAATCTTATATAACGAATATCAGTTCTCCGCATCCTTCGCGGTGGCTTCTCTCCTGCTGCTGTTAGCCCTCGTAACGATGATTATCAAAAGCTGGTTAACCCGTAAAAGTGTCCATTGA